The Actinomyces lilanjuaniae genome segment GAACCGGTGGACTGCGATGGGGTGCTGTTGCTTCGCAGGCCGCTCCAGCCGAAGAGGCAGGTAAGACGCACGGGCTGGAGTACTGCCCGAGCCCAGCAGCGCTCTCGGCGCCCGCGGTGGGCAGCACCACGTCCCGACGCAACCAAGTCGTACCAGAACGAGCCGGATCCAGGGTAAACTCGCAGGTCAGGAAGTGTGTTCCCCGCATACGCGGGGATGAGCCACCAGCGCTCCTCCCGCTTCTCGCCCTGCGTACGTGTTCCCCGCATACGCGGGGATGAGCCCCGTGCCGCTGCACGCGGCCGCGCCCTCCCCCTGTGTTCCCCGCATACGCGGGGATGAGCCGCATTGTACCGGGTGCGGGCCTCAGCCTCGGGGGTGTTCCCCGCATACGCGGGGATGAGCCGCCGTCCCCATCGTGTTCACGACACTGGAGACCGTGTTCCCCGCATACGCGGGGATGAGCCGTGACCCTTCCCCGGGATCTCCATGAACGCGGGGTGTTCCCCGCATACGCGGGGATGAGCCCAACGGCATCGTCGTGCACGTCACAGTGGACTAGTGTTCCCCGCATACGCGGGGATGAGCCGATTCGCGGCAATAACCGTACCGAGACCAACCAGTGTTCCCCGCATACGCGGGGATGAGCCAGTGGGAGACCGTGGCGAGGCGGGCGCGCATGAGTGTTCCCCGCATACGCGGGGATGAGCCGATCCTGCTGGATGCTCCCGCGCTCCTGCGGTGGTGTTCCCCGCATACGCGGGGATGAGCCGGTGTACACCCCTGAGCCCGAGGTCGACACCCTGTGTTCCCCGCATACGCGGGGATGAGCCCCAGGCCGGTCCCAGCGAGGACCAGGACAGCCGGTGTTCCCCGCATACGCGGGGATGAGCCGAGCTTTTTGCCATCGCGGAAGTCCTCGGCACCGTGTTCCCCGCATACGCGGGGATGAGCCGAAGTGCGTGTACTGCGGACACAACACTTTTATGTGTTCCCCGCATACGCGGGGATGAGCCCCAACAGGGGTAGCCCATCACAACGATAAGGAAGTGTTCCCCGCATACGCGGGGATGAGCCGAAGTAGTTGGTGGACAGAGAGGCGGGGTTCCAGTGTTCCCCGCATACGCGGGGATGAGCCGCAGGATATAGTCGGCAGTGATATTCAGCGTGTGTGTTCCCCGCATACGCGGGGATGAGCCCTGAATTCGTGGCTTTGTGATGAGCAGGTTCGGGTGTTCCCCGCATACGCGGGGATGAGCCTAGGCACCATACTTCTGGGCATACCAACGGCCGGTGTTCCCCGCATACGCGGGGATGAGCCCGTGCCGCCCAGCAGATGACAGTGGACTCCCTGGTGTTCCCCGCATACGCGGGGATGAGCCTGATATTGCGGACCTGGATATCGAGGACAGGCTGTGTTCCCCGCATACGCGGGGATGAGCCCACGGCTCGCCTCTGTTCTCATACGCCCGATCAGTGTTCCCCGCATACGCGGGGATGAGCCCGAAAAGTCCGTACGCAGGATGTGGTGTCCTAGGTGTTCCCCGCATACGCGGGGATGAGCCGGCGGCTGAGCAGCAGCATGCGGACTGTGAGAAGTGTTCCCCGCATACGCGGGGATGAGCCCTTTCAAGCCGGGCCTCGTTCTCGTTAGCGATAGTGTTCCCCGCATACGCGGGGATGAGCCCGCCCGATGGGGCCTCAACGTCTGGTGCTCTTGGTGTTCCCCGCATACGCGGGGATGAGCCCCCATGCGTTGGCGGGGTCGTTGCAGTCAATCTGTGTTCCCCGCATACGCGGGGATGAGCCCGTGCGCCTCAGCCACAACAAGGCCACTGCTGGGTGTTCCCCGCATACGCGGGGATGAGCCCACTGTCCGAATCTGTGGGAGAGGGCGTGGCGGGTGTTCCCCGCATACGCGGGGATGAGCCCAACGGATGTGAATCACCAACCTTCGTCCCATAGTGTTCCCCGCATACGCGGGGATGAGCCGGAGAAGAAGCTGGAGGAGTGGTTTAAGAAGCGGTGTTCCCCGCATACGCGGGGATGAGCCCCACGTCACGGTATGCGGCATCCCACCTCACACGTGTTCCCCGCATACGCGGGGATGAGCCTTAGAGATAGGTTCCTTGAGGTCTACCGGAGGGGTGTTCCCCGCATACGCGGGGATGAGCCGCGCGGACTGTTCCAGCCTGTGTGCTCACTGTTGTGTTCCCCGCATACGCGGGGATGAGCCGCAGTATGCTGAGCTCCAGCCTGATGGTACACTGTGTTCCCCGCATACGCGGGGATGAGCCACAGCAAGCACTATGGCGCGGATCCTGACCTCGGTGTTCCCCGCATACGCGGGGATGAGCCGTCCACCCGCCACGGTACGCGTTACGCACCTCAGTGTTCCCCGCATACGCGGGGATGAGCCCTCCTCGAAGTGATGCCGCGCCTGGTGGACCGGGTGTTCCCCGCATACGCGGGGATGAGCCGGTTACTGGGCTTTATGCTGATCTCCCCTCCGAGTGTTCCCCGCATACGCGGGGATGAGCCGCATAAAAGGAGCACAAAGAATGCCTAGAACGCGTGTTCCCCGCATACGCGGGGATGAGCCCGGACCGCCGCGCACCACCGCAGCCCCGCAGGCGTGTTCCCCGCATACGCGGGGATGAGCCGACTCCGGACCTAGCTGCCTTTTCATCCGCAGGAGTGTTCCCCGCATACGCGGGGATGAGCCGTACACAGCACTACACGTGAAGAACGTTCAGAGGTGTTCCCCGCATACGCGGGGATGAGCCCGTGCCGCCCAGCAGATGACAGTGGACTCCCTGGTGTTCCCCGCATACGCGGGGATGAGCCGCACGGGTCACAGAACGCAGTCGGTCACCCCACGTGTTCCCCGCATACGCGGGGATGAGCCTCGCCTTCAGACCACTGTCGTGCCGCGCGGGACGTGTTCCCCGCATACGCGGGGATGAGCCCTCGGGGTCGACGGCGGCGGGAGGCGAGCCACGGTGTTCCCCGCATACGCGGGGATGAGCCGGAAGATCTCGTGGTGGAGGCTCAGAACGTCACGTGTTCCCCGCATACGCGGGATGAGCCGGTTCATGATCACCGCTGCTGATGACGACAGTGGTGTTCCCCGCATACGCGGGGATGAGCCGGAGATCGCGAAAGCTATCCCCGGTAAAATCATGTGTTCCCCGCATACGCGGGATGAGCCATGTCCCCAGACACACCGCAGCGACGTTCCAGTGTGTTCCCCGCATACGCGGGGATGAGCCCGCGGCCGCCGAGGAGATGGCCGCCCGCGCCGGGGTGTTCCCGCATACGCGGGGATGAGCCGGAACCGGAATGTCCGTGATTAATCAAAATGTCGTGTTCCCCGCATACGCGGGGATGAGCCCCACTATCTGAGCCCACCTGTCGCGCTGTCCCAGTGTTCCCCGCATACGCGGGGATGAGCCTCACCAGAGGGTTCGGCGACGTGTTCACCGCAGGTGTTCCCCGCATACGCGGGGATGAGCCGTCCCGCCAGCCCGACCGAAAATTCCCGTGATAGTGTTCCCCGCATACGCGGGGATGAGCCCCAGCGCCTTAACACGTTCAAGGTGTTTCTTGAGTGTTCCCCGCATACGCGGGGATGAGCCGCGCACGAGTAGGTGAGCGCGGAGTCCACAAGTGTGTTCCCCGCATACGCGGGGATGAGCCTTAGGTGACGGACCGTATATCACGGTCTACGTGGTGTTCCCCGCATACGCGGGGATGAGCCGCGCACGAGTAGGTGAGCGCGGAGTCCACAAGTGTGTTCCCCGCATACGCGGGGATGAGCCAGCCGCCGGTGGCCGATGGTGGGGACGACGTGCGTGTTCCCCGCATACGCGGGATGAGCCGCACAGGAGTAGGTGAGCGCGGAGTCCACAAGTGTGTTCCCCGCATACGCGGGGATGAGCCCGAGTCCCGACGAGACCAGGGGGTGAGTCGTGGGTGTTCCCCGCATACGCGGGGATGAGCCGCTGGGGTAGGGGCTGTCCGGGTCGGCGGCCTGGTGTTCCCCGCATACGCGGGGATGAGCCTGACGGACACCACTAACGTCGCTCCTGCCGCCGGTGTTCCCCGCATACGCGGGGATGAGCCCCGCTCCCGGTTAGCCATCTTGGTGGCCGTTTTTGTGTTCCCCGCATACGCGGGGATGAGCCCGAATCCGGACCGAGCTGCCTCTTCATGCGCAGGTGTTCCCCGCATACGCGGGGATGAGCCCACCTCCAACCATGAGGCCCAGAGCCAGGAGGAGTGTTCCCCGCATACGCGGGGATGAGCCGCCACGCAGGGCCACAGTGGCACCCGTGGCCGCGTGTTCCCCGCATACGCGGGGATGAGCCGGAGGATCTGGTGGTGGAGGCGCAGAACGTCACGTGTTCCCCGCATACGCGGGGATGAGCCGGCATTGTACCGGGTGCGGGCCTCCGCCTCGGGGTGTTCCCCGCATACGCGGGGATGAGCCGGCATTGTACCGGGTGCGGGCCTCCGCCTCGGGGTGTTCCCCGCATACGCGGGGATGAGCCGGTCGAAGACATCCGGGTGCTCGCCTCGGCACAGTGTTCCCCGCATACGCGGGGATGAGCCCCAGAGAAAAGGAGACGGCCGAAAACACGCACCGTGTTCCCCGCATACGCGGGGATGAGCCGTCGGAGGCGGAGAAGCAGGCGGAGGCTTTCGCGTGTTCCCCGCATACGCGGGGATGAGCCGGAGCGCCGCCACCCACCGGCTGGCGTCCTGCTGTGTTCCCCGCATACGCGGGGATGAGCCTGATCCATCGCGCTCGCAGCAACGGACTCGACAGTGTTCCCCGCATACGCGGGGATGAGCCGCAGTCGCTCTACCCATGAGTGGAGCACTGTGGGTGTTCCCCGCATACGCGGGGATGAGCCCTCAGTGGTTTCCCCGGTGGCGAGCAGCCATGCGTGTTCCCCGCATACGCGGGGATGAGCCCAATATGAGGATTCCCGACTCTGTGTACATTTCGTGTTCCCCGCATACGCGGGGATGAGCCGCCTTCTCACCCGGCCACCGGTCATAGTCGCCAGTGTTCCCCGCATACGCGGGGATGAGCCCAAGGCCGGTCGGGTTGACTACGTGGGCACTCTGTGTTCCCCGCATACGCGGGGATGAGCCGTGTCAGGCGGTCACAATCAGCACAAGCCAGGCGTGTTCCCCGCATACGCGGGGATGAGCCCCTCCGCACACAGCATCAGCACCAGCTCACCCAGTGTTCCCCGCATACGCGGGGATGAGCCGGGCGGACCATCCTCCCTTGACCAGTGCCGTCGGTGTTCCCCGCATACGCGGGGATGAGCCCCGGGGCGCGTGCCAGGGTGTCCCGGTGATGGGGTGTTCCCCGCATACGCGGGGATGAGCCCTCCTGGAGGTGCTGCCTCGCCTGGTGGACCGGGTGTTCCCCGCATACGCGGGGATGAGCCCGACGTTCTCGACCTCATGCAGATGGTCTGGGAGTGTTCCCCGCATACGCGGGGATGAGCCCTGCTCCTACTCGCTGTCGCAGCAGAGCTAGGCGTGTTCCCCGCATACGCGGGGATGAGCCCCGCGCCCAGGGAGGGGAGTCATAGGTCAGCCAGTGTTCCCCGCATACGCGGGGATGAGCCCCGGCATCAATGCCACCCTCGCAGCCGAGATCCGTGTTCCCCGCATACGCGGGGATGAGCCGCGCCTGTCTGTCTATATCGACCCGGCGCTGCGGTGTTCCCCGCATACGCGGGGATGAGCCGATCGTCGCAGCGCTGAACGCCCACCACGGCCCGTGTTCCCCGCATACGCGGGGATGAGCCCCACCCCGTGGCAATTCCCAGACTAACCCCCACGTGTTCCCCGCATACGCGGGGATGAGCCGTCGAACTCAGGCCGGGGAGGCTCCGGATTCTCGTGTTCCCCGCATACGCGGGGATGAGCCGCCTGCCATCCTCGCGGGCAGGTGCATTTCCGGGTGTTCCCCGCATACGCGGGGATGAGCCGATCACGTTCGCCCTGATGGCCGCTGCCACTCTGTGTTCCCCGCATACGCGGGGATGAGCCTCAGGCCCCTCGTCTTCCTCGGGGTCTGATTGTCGTGTTCCCCGCATACGCGGGGATGAGCCCAGGTCTCGTGAGTCGGGTCCGGCGGCGTCACCGTGTTCCCCGCATACGCGGGGATGAGCCGAGGTACCTGGCCAGCCTGTGCGCCTGCCAGATGTGTTCCCCGCATACGCGGGGATGAGCCAGGTCGGTTGACTGTGGTGGTGAGCTGATGCAGGTGTTCCCCGCATACGCGGGGATGAGCCTATCCTCAGCCGCCCTATCCAAGTCATCACCCAGTGTTCCCCGCATACGCGGGGATGAGCCGTCCCTGAACGCCTCCGACGGGTCCACAGGACGGTGTTCCCCGCATACGCGGGGATGAGCCGTCCCTGAACGCCTCCGACGGGTCCACAGGACGGTGTTCCCCGCATACGCGGGGATGAGCCTTCCCTGAACGCCTCCGACGGGTCCACAGGACGGTGTTCCCCGCATACGCGGGGATGAGCCGATGCCGACGGAGTCGTGGTCGGAGCCGGTGCCGTGTTCCCCGCATACGCGGGGATGAGCCCGTATCGGTGAGCCGCTCAGAAATGTGCGTGTGTGTTCCCCGCATACGCGGGGATAAGCCGGCCATCGTGATGGCCGCCCTGTCTGATGCTCTCGTGTTCCCCGCATACGCGGGGATGAGCCCGCGGCACATGGGGGATACTCTCCACGGGGCCAGTGTTCCCCGCATACGCGGGGAAATGAACCAAGCGCCCATATGGTGGGTGGGAACAACGGCCTCCGAGCATCTACGCGCACCCGTCGGCTACGAGCATCCACCCACTACCAGGCGATTGGCAGACTGCGCGGCCACATAGGCCATGCGCTGCATAACTCTCCGAAGCAGTACCCTTAACAGCAGCTCACGGGTCACGACACAGAACGCTGTAAAAAATGCCTCGCTCAGATCCGGGTGCCAGAAGGAACAATCCCCGGCGACCCCTCCTCCCTCACCACGGCGTCCCCGGTCGCTACCACGTCAGCACCGAACGTCCAGTCGCCCTCCACGGTCAGCGAACTCGCCCCGCGCACAGAGGGGACACCCTCAGGGAAGCGTGCCTCGAAGTCCCGGATGGTCTTGTAGTAACGAGGGTCCAGCACCACCGTGCAGGCCTCCTGCGGCACCTGCACCAGCAGGCCGTCCTCGTCAACCTCGTAGACGTCAGAGCGCAGCAGGAACAGGTCGTTGGTAGTCTTGACTGGGAGGAACCTGCTGCGAGACACCTCTACAGCCGTTGCCTTCTCGAAGGCCTCCACGGCCGCACCCATGGCCGTCTCCATCTGGATGACCGGGGTGGAGGCGGGGTCGGAAGGATCAACCGTCTTGGTGTTCCTGATCAGCGGCAGCCCGAGGATCCCCTGGCGCTGGCTCAGCGTGTCCCGCAGCACCTCCAGGTCGAACCAGAGGTTGTTGGTGTGAAAGAAGGGATGGCGGAACTGGTCGGTGAAGTAGTGCATCTGGTCGGCAGGCGTCTGGGCGGTGTCGCGCAGGATGATCCGCCCGTCACTGCGGCGCACCGCCAGGTGCCCCCCTTGACGTCGGCGGGCGTGCGACGGCACATCTCCGGGGCGTAGGCGGCTCCCGAGGCAGCGAACCACCCGGCGATGCGGGCCGAGGGGGCAGCCCCCAGGTTGTCCGAGTTCGAGGTCATGGCGTAGCGGTAGCCCCGCTCCAGCAGGGCGTCCAGGACTCCGGAGGCGGTTAGGGCCGTGTAGATGTCCCCGTGCCCGGGCGGGCACCACTCCAGCTCCGGGTCGGCCTCCCAGGTCACTGGGGTCAGGTCGTCGGCGCGCAGCTTGGGCTCGCGGTTCTGCAGGAAGTCCAGGGGGATCCCCTCCACCCCGATCGGCGGGCAGGACTCCAAGGCCTCGAAGGTGTCCTCACGGGTGCGGAAGGAGTTCATGAAGACCAGCGGCAAGGTCACGTCATAGCGTCTGCGGGCGGCCAGGACCTGGTCCACGATGAGCTCCAGGAAGGTCTTTCCGCCCCGGACGGGGAGCAAGGACTTCGCCCGGTCCAGCCCCATCGAGGTCCCCAGACCCCCGTTAAGCTTGATCATGACGGTACGGCTCAGGGCGTCCCTGGCCTGCTCGGGGCTGACCTCCACGTCGCTGATCGAGCTGATGTCCGTCAGAGGCTCAATGCTCTCCTCCGGTACCAGCCCGGTCGCTCCCTCCTCAAGAGTCCTGTAGTAGTAGCTGAAGACGTCGATGGCCTGCTGGGCGACGCCGGCGTCGCGCATCTTGGCCTGGGCCAGGGTGAGTCCGTTCTCGCTCATGGCAGGAGGGTATCCCGCCCTCGGCGGAGTCACGCGGCAGCCACGGCGTGCCCGCTGCTACCCGCCGTTCCACCCACTGCCACGGTCCCGTCGGCGTCTCGCCTAGGCCCGCTGCCCCTGGAGGACCTCGCTGAGGAACTGTCCCGTGTGGGATGAGGTGTTCGCGGCCACCTGCTCCGGGGTGCCGGTGGCCACCACCGTGCCACCGCCCTTGCCGCCCTCGGGTCCCATGTCGATGATCCAGTCGGCATGAGCGATGACGTCCAGGTTGTGCTCGATGACGACCACGGTGTTGCCCTTGTCCACCAGGCCCTGGAGCACACCCAGAAGCTTACGGATGTCCTCCAGGTGCAGACCGGTGGTGGGCTCGTCCAGGACGTAGACGGTCCGCCCGGTAGAGCGACGCTGGAGCTCGGTAGCCAGCTTGACGCGCTGTGCCTCGCCACCGGACAGGGTCGTGGCCGCCTGGCCCAGGCGCACGTAGCCCAGGCCCACCTCCACCAGAGTGCCCAGGTGGCGGGAGATGACGCCGGAGGCTGAGAAGAAGTCCGCCGCCTGGTGGATGGTCATATCCAGCACGTCGGCCACCGTCTTGTCCTTGTACCGGATCTCCAGGGTCTCGCGATTGTAGCGGGCACCGTGGCAGACCTCGCAGGGCACGTAGACGTCCGGCAGGAAGTTCATCTCGATCTTCAGGGTGCCGTCCCCCTTGCAGGACTCGCAGCGCCCGCCCTTGACGTTGAAGGAGAAGCGGCCAGGGCCGTAACCACGCACCTTGGACTCCGGTACCGAGGCGAAGATCTTGCGGATGTGGTCCCACACACCGGTGTAGGTCGCGGGGTTAGAGCGCGGCGTGCGCCCGATGGGCGACTGGTCGACGTGGACCACCTTGTCCAGGTTGTCCACCCCCCGCACGGTCCGGTGCCGCCCGGGCACACCCCGGGACCGGTTAAGACGGTTGGCCAGGACCTGGTAGAGAATAGAGTTAACCAGGGAAGACTTGCCCGACCCGGACACCCCGGTAACGGCAGTAAGCAGCCCCAGGGGGAAGGTGACGGTGACATCCTTAAGGTTGTTCTCCCGGGCACCGACCACAGTAACCTCCCGGCCTTTGCGACGGGGGCGACGTGACCGGGGGACCTCAATGCGGCGGCGACGTGCCAGGTAGTCACCGGTCACCGAGCCCTCCGCCTCCACCAGGGCGCTCAGCGGCCCGGAGTGGACGACCTGCCCACCGTTCTCCCCCGCCCCGGGTCCAATGTCCACGATCCAGTCCGCGGCACGGATGGTGTCCTCGTCATGCTCCACGACAATGAGCGTGTTGCCCAGGTCCCGCAGCTTCTGGAGGGTGGTGATGAGCCGGGCGTTGTCCCTCTGGTGCAGCCCGATGCTGGGCTCGTCCAGCACGTAGAGGACACCCACCAGGCCCGAGCCGATCTGGGTGGCCAGGCGGATCCTCTGTGCCTCGCCCCCGGACAGGGTGGCTGCACCCCGGGACAGGCTGAGGTAGTCCAGGCCGACGTCAACCAGGAACCCCAGGCGCGCGGCGATCTCGCTCAGCACGCTGCCCGCGATCTGACGGGCCTGGCCGGACAGGTCCAGGTGGGCCAGGAAGTCCCGGGTCTCGCTGATAGGCAGGTCGCACAGCTCGGCGATGGACAGCCCGCCCACGCGCACCGCCAGCACCTCGGCCTTGAGTCGGGTGCCGTGGCAGGCCGGACAGGGGACCTCCCGCATGTAGCCCTGGTAGCGCTCCCGGGACCAGTCGGACTCGGTCTCCTGGTGCTTGCGCATGACGTAGTCCATGACGCCCTCGAAGCCGGTGGCGTAGACCCGCTCCCGGCCCCAACGGTTGCGGTAGCGCACCTTGACCTCGTAGTCCTTGCCCCGCAGGATCGCCTCCCTGGCCCGCTGCGGCAGCGCCCGCCACGGAGTGTCGACGTCGAAGCCCAGGTCCTCCCCCAGGGCGGCCAGCTGGCGGGTGAAGTACTTCTGGTGGCTGGACCAGGGGGCGACGGCTCCCTGCGCCAGGGTCAGCTCCTCGTCGGGCACGACGAGCTCGGGGTCGACCTCCAGGTGGGTGCCGATACCCGTGCACTCCGGGCAGGCCCCGTAGGGGGCGTTGAAGGAGAAGGTCCGCGGCTCCATCTCGTCG includes the following:
- the uvrA gene encoding excinuclease ABC subunit UvrA, with product MNDSLIIRGARAHNLRGVDLDLPRDQMIVFTGLSGSGKSSLAFDTIFAEGQRRYVESLSSYARQFLGQMDKPDVELIEGLSPAVSIDQKSTSRNPRSTVGTVTEVYDYLRLLYARAGTQHCPVCDAVISSQTPQQIVDQVRSLPEGTRFQVLAPVVRGRKGEYTELFEELRGRGFNRVRVDGATQRLDSPPALNKRLKHDIEVIVDRLVVREGIRQRLTDSVETALALAEGLVIIERVDAEAEDPAREQRYSEKRACPNEHPLQLDEMEPRTFSFNAPYGACPECTGIGTHLEVDPELVVPDEELTLAQGAVAPWSSHQKYFTRQLAALGEDLGFDVDTPWRALPQRAREAILRGKDYEVKVRYRNRWGRERVYATGFEGVMDYVMRKHQETESDWSRERYQGYMREVPCPACHGTRLKAEVLAVRVGGLSIAELCDLPISETRDFLAHLDLSGQARQIAGSVLSEIAARLGFLVDVGLDYLSLSRGAATLSGGEAQRIRLATQIGSGLVGVLYVLDEPSIGLHQRDNARLITTLQKLRDLGNTLIVVEHDEDTIRAADWIVDIGPGAGENGGQVVHSGPLSALVEAEGSVTGDYLARRRRIEVPRSRRPRRKGREVTVVGARENNLKDVTVTFPLGLLTAVTGVSGSGKSSLVNSILYQVLANRLNRSRGVPGRHRTVRGVDNLDKVVHVDQSPIGRTPRSNPATYTGVWDHIRKIFASVPESKVRGYGPGRFSFNVKGGRCESCKGDGTLKIEMNFLPDVYVPCEVCHGARYNRETLEIRYKDKTVADVLDMTIHQAADFFSASGVISRHLGTLVEVGLGYVRLGQAATTLSGGEAQRVKLATELQRRSTGRTVYVLDEPTTGLHLEDIRKLLGVLQGLVDKGNTVVVIEHNLDVIAHADWIIDMGPEGGKGGGTVVATGTPEQVAANTSSHTGQFLSEVLQGQRA